Below is a window of Podarcis muralis chromosome 5, rPodMur119.hap1.1, whole genome shotgun sequence DNA.
GAGTTTCCCCCGCTGTACATTCATTAAGTTAACAGAGGCGCGCATTTAATAATTCCCTATGTTCAATCAGCCCAATTAAACCACTGTGGTAAAGACATAATATTTTTGCTCCTTTGATGCTTCTATTTATTCTATAAATATTTGGTCACCCTTCTGCGACTCTTTTTACTAAGCCGGTGCCCTGAAATTCATTAAAATTTTGCACAGCAAAATGATAACCTTAATTATAAAGACAACCTGCATGACCCAAATTACTCGATGCATTAAAGCAATCCTAGATGCCATCGGAGGTTGTTCACATATCTTTGCCCTCAAAgcttgagagaaagagagtgtgtCCATGCATGCACGAAAGGGAATAAAGAGTCTGAGGAAACATACCTCTTTCTCGACAGGTCCACAAATTCATGTTATGTCTTGCACTAACTAGAAGGAATggagtgggggttttttgttttgcgggGGACGGGATTCTTTGTGCATTTTCTGTGTTGCTGCATCTGCCCATTCAGCTGTGGGCAGAAGGGTACCACACAGACAATTGTGGCCCATTAACAGGTAAAATCCAGTCCAAACTGCATTCATTCCCAGACCAATCATATGTGCGGTGATGAGGCAAGCTAGTGAGACAAGCACAAATCGTTCATTTCTTGGGAAGAATTTGAGGGCAGAGTTTTAGCTGCAGAAAGTTTGAGAGGGCAGAAAGCCGAGAGGGCAGCATCACACACCATACAGAGACAGAACCAAGTGATGCTCACTctcagtctacctcacagggttgttaagaGGATAAAACAGAGACAGAGAAACTCAGGCACACTACGCGGCCTTGAgaaatgtgggatgtaaacatacaaacaaataaaataattgcttCACTGTTCAAAGCATATTTTGGGTTTGTTCCGGGAATTTTCATTCATACTGTTTCACAGTCAAGTAAGGTTTCATCAGGAGATATGGGGTGGCGGTACTCTTAAGCTGGCTGAGGTAAATGGGCTTCGGaacaatgatgtctgtgctggATTTGGCCAACGTTTTCACTAAAAGTAAAAATACCAAAGTGAAGTGGAAGGAAGTGGCAGAGTGGAAGGCCAATCCTCACTGCCTcctttccacacaccccaaaagagTTAAGCAAATTCACACCCTCGTTCTATATGGTGGTGCAATCTTAACTGCCTATTTCGAAGCATTTCGCGTCGATGGAACTTACATCTCTCACCAGTGTGTGCTTAGTATCAAGGAGTGTgcaagatttttgtttttttttaatagatcaGGCCGAagcatgcaaaaaaagaagaaaagattaagAGGTTCTTAAATTTTAAGGAAAGCTTTGCAATTTTTCATTACGTATAAGTGGCCATCTCGGAAACAATGCCTTCAGATCAGTTCTGTTCTAGCCTTTCGTTTAATTGCagttaaaaggagaaaaagacgCCCGCCTTTAAAACTCTAACAAGTCAGAACCCGCTTCACATTACTGGCATCAGAGTCCACAGCGTGCAGTCCGTTTTAACAGTCAGTCTGAAGTCAAAAGCACGCTCTCTCGGATGCATCCCCATCCCTGCGAAATTTCAGCAAAGCAatgccatctcccccccccctttcccacaaACCCCCACCTCCATCACCCAAACATGGCAATAACTTTATACACTGCAGGTTGAACGtgcagaaatcagccctgacttgTCTTTGCTCTTAGTATGCTTGCGATGAGATCATTGGGCTCCCACCGAGAGCTCAAATTCTTCAACTTGACAAAAGACATAGGTGAACGTGTCACAGTTTTACTGTTATGCGGAGAGCTCCGATCTGGTAAAGATAACAAGAGCCCGTTCAGCGCTTGCCTATGCTCCGAGTGTGTGTTAATCTAAAATGGCTGCCCGGTAATACTTTAATTGCAGTTTCATGGCAACAAATTGCCACTTAACCGTAATAAATTTTATTGCGGCTTAGCAAGGCTAACAAAGCAGGCATGCACCTGAAAGAAGAGGAGGACAATGGAAATCCAGAACTTTATGTTCTGCACAGTATGTCACGGCGGAGGAGAGCAAGCCACAATGCCAAGGTAGCTCCACACCAAAAGCATTTAGCATAAAAGGAGCTATACATGCCACAATCTCACTTCTCATCACTGAAATGCCTTTCCAAGACTGCACATTCAGTACCAGCATGCTGCAAACTTTTGAGATTTTCAATTAACCTAGATGACCAATAAATACAATCTCATTTAGTAGCaggttcccccccacacacattttttaaagaaaaacctgaATACTAAGTAACATAGGTTGGTGGCACATCCATAGTGTCATTTAACGTGGATAGTAAACTTCTGTAGCTCCATTAGTTTTCTGTTGTCCTCTGaatcactgccttcccacactTTCTCCTGGGTTTTCTCATACTCTCTCCTTTTTGGGAGTATCCTGGCAGGAGAAAATGCAgattgagggagggggaaatgtgggaatgcGGTGTGTGTTCTAAATAGTGTGATGTttataggttgtgtgtgtgtggcttctgaTACTACATAACCAAGCCAAATAAAACCACAAAGGACCAGAAAGACAGTATATTTTATGGCAAACAGAATTTGGTTTGGAAGCTGTCCCCATGTGCCTGCTAGGATGGGTAGATTTCATAACTAGAATTTCTGGCGAATGACAAAGTAGACCTACATCTTTACAGATACATATACGGTACATAGCATGGATTCTAGAAATCGACTGTAACAAGTGCAGGGAGAGAAGGGCAAGTATGATCAAGTATGGTTAATCTCCATTGGATTTTAAGGGGGAGGAGACACTCAAAACATTTGCTCACGTAAGAGCAAATATCCCAacacacaaactcacacacaGCCTTCCACCATTAGAAcctgtttttattgtttgatatGCCTCCAGTTTCGAGAGTGCTTTACCCCAGGCAAGAATACTAGTTAAATATGTTCCATTGTATATTCATAGCTCCATCAGTCCTTCTCCAATTTAGCACATCAAAGCAAAGGCTTCATCACTTGCATGTGGATTATGCTAACATGAGTGACATTTGTAATCTTATAGGTCTCCAACTTAAGAAATGCTTTTAAGCCTGCTATTAAATAGGTAGCTGTGCTTTAAGAACCAGTCATATAATAGTTTATTTAAAGCCTTAATGAACTTCAGCCTCTTCGTTGCTAAATGCCACACTATATTACTTACAGAAAATTATTAGCCATCATCTTAGTACTTCTAGGTTATATTAAACAACTGTAAACCTGGCATGTACAGCTTTCACAGCAGCAGAATGAGCGCTTATAGGCAGAAAGAATGAATTTTAAAAGGATATCTACAACAGCACTAATACGGAAGCTTTATACTCCTATGTCTCAGAAGATCTTCTCAAAAGAATTCAGACAGCATAATTCAAAGGACCCATTGGCTCAAACATTGTTAGGGTTCACCTCTGCGGCATAATCTAAAATGGCTTTGTATTTCATTGCTTGGTCCTCAGGTTTTCAGGAAGtgacacagaaatttttgtttagtaaaatggagagacagacagacaagtcCTTCCTATGCATATTAAGACAGCAAactgcttatttgtttgtttgagacCTGGTTGTTTGATGGAACACAAAGGAGTCACAGGATCACaatcccccccgccgccccacaATGTCCCAATTTCCAACCGAGAGGCAGATTGTAACATCCGAATGCAGCAAAACAGGGTTGGAAGGTTGTGGATCTATGCAACTACATTTCGTCAGAGAAGACCACTGAAATTGATATGTCTAAGTTAGGCCTGCCCTTTAATGTCAAGGGGTCTACTTTGAGGAGGACTAAAGTTAGAGACAACTCACGTTTTcccagtgtatatatatataatgacacGTTGAGGTTTGCTACAAAACTAGAAGTCAGCAAAAGCACAAAGGGTGGAAGGCAATCAAATTTCATTCATGAACAAACAAATGGTTTGATATTACAACTGAACCAGACCAAAGCATTGACGGGCACTCCAGCAAATGAAACCATTACTTTAAAATGTGTACTTTAATTTTGATATAATCTTCTCTGCCTTTGTATTTTTGCCCAAGATCTGAAGAATACATACACACCAGTTTCCCAGCTAGCAGTAGAATGGATGGGCATTTCTCGCTTCAAAGACTATCGATAGTGTGTTTAGGACAtccacattaatttcagtggtgttCCTCAGCTTGCATGGATCAGGTTCACACAAAGCTCCCTTAAGCACACTAAGATAAGGCACAGCACCATCGTTCAAACTACTAGACTGCAACTCACAGAAGTTAGCTTCCCACAGGGAAATCCTGCTTATTCCTGCAGGTTGGAGGATGCATGTGTCAGTGGCATTTAGTCAAGATCCAGAACTGTGCATGTTGCATCTTCCATTCGGACTTCCTACTAAGGCTCCAAAACTATCCATTATTTCCATAATGAAAGAGATCCTCCATATATGCTTAACTCTGTCATAGCGCAGAAATTCCCATGTGGAAGAATTGTCCAATGTTCCAGGAAATCAGCTGCTGTATTATCGAACTGAATACTGTTCTGAGACTCCCATCTTTTTATGAACAATTCATTATATAACTTAGTCTCACTGGGTGGGTATACTCACCAAGCCAATCCTGAGTAAGTCCTTGCCTGCTAGAGGTGACTTTCCTGACCCCAGGTAAGCCAAACTAGTGACTTCTAGGGGagacatttaaaaggctgcaacAGGGACAACTTGAGGAAGGGACcgaactatactatactataaccTGGCATAACTTTGAACTTCCTTAGTTGTACATAATGCCATTACTTAAAATATTTTCTATCTTCACGGCAATCTTATGGTGTTAACTATTTCCAATTTTTATGCCGTAtgatattattaattatattataatcATCCAATTTAAAAGCCTTATTGTCCAAAAGGGTTGTTTGTTCGTTTACATGCATAATCTCAATTACATGAGGTTTGTGTATTCCTTGCCATGAATATTGTATACCAGCCTGTGCTCTTGGATAGCATCCCATGCCTGCAAACGTTGTGTAACGTGTCAGGTTAACTGGATACAATGCAAGGGCTCTGCGTACCTCACCTTCCAGGGCAGaccatttaataaaatttatcagAAGAGTTGTGCAGCACTTCGCAACAGTACAATCAAAAGGCCTATAGCCGGAACAAAACTGATTGGCCACTCCCAAACACCAGTCATAATAATACAGAAAGGTTTAAAGTGAAGTGAAAATTCTGCCTGAACATGTGCTGTGTCATTACCAAAGTTTTAAAAGAGTCTTCAAAACACTGGAGAGTTTTTAGCTTGACAAACCACATGACTGCACTGTATACAGAGCGATGCAATAGTGTTAGGAAATATACACTTCCTGTTGTTTACAAAGCCTAGACGACTTAGCTGATGAGAGCAAAAAATGAATCACAATACAGGTTTAATGTTGCTGTTATCTGCATATCTGAAACACTCAGCAATACTTTTGAGTTCTGTACCATTGCCAAAAGTCACCTATTCTGTAGAGTTAAATGCATTCCTTATTTTCATAAACCCATTAGAAAGCAGAAAAAACAGATTCTAAAGTTAAAAGCTGCATAAGAATTCATTTCTGAATGGAAGtctgctatattattattattatagtgcaCTGAAGTCACACTCAATTACAAGTATtttcattttatgtttttattatttaaatacacCATACTAGAGCAAATGTCTCTGAAAGTATCACAAAtaaaagttttcttcttcttcattcagcAAATTAGGAGTAGGTGAAAATTTCTACACAGTAGCTGCTATGagcttgattttttttcttttttgtgtcatGGGAAGTAGCAACATtaggacaaaaaaaaaacacttacatgcatacatacattgtattttacagagataCAATAAAAGTGTTTGTGATAGAATATCACAAGAGCCCCATCTTTCCTTTATCTCATGTTTTGAGTTTTGAAACACATTTCCTTACAACACTTAAATATACAAAGAGCAAAGAGAATGTTGTTAAGGTAAAACACAGGGTACAAATTCTGACCAGTGCCCTGCTAATTGTTAATGAGGGTAGAAAGCAGACTCAAAAGCTTATCTTAATTAGCTTCATTAGTCATTTTCcccactccctccccacccaaagtTGTTCTCTTCTGGTGGACATTTTTCTCCATTTCCTCTACAGTCTCCCAATAGCCCAGATTCATGGAGTCCTTAATGTTCATTTTCAGTCATTTTAATACACCAATAAATGTGGGAAGGGCAACCAAGAGTAAAGAAGGTGCAATGGCATGGAGCTGGCATTGATGCTAGCTACAAAGGTGACTTGTCTACTGGAGACATGGGATCCATCTGTGATGAACAAAGTTTGAGATGAAGGCACGCATTCTGCAGTACTCTGACCTTTTAGCAGACCTGCAAGGAAATAAAAATGGGCATCTTAGCTAAAATGCTtgatttgagtcaagtgtgactgGTTTCGCATTCTCCTTATTTGCTTATCTTATTAAATTACTTTCCAACTGCAACTCAATTAAAGGTTTTCTGCAATACTTATCCAAGTCCCTGAAGAGTTCAaacaggggaaaaacaaaacagaccacacttaaaatgtaataataataatataataataagaataataataatatcctttaAGTTTTGACAGCAGCAAGATACATTTATCACAAAGGAAGGATAGAAGCTTCTGATGGGAAATCCTACagttactttttttcttttataaaagaTGCATTTCCCTTGGACAGGGATGAAATGACACGCCTTGCCTTTGAAGCACACAAAGTAAAGTGATCTTCTAAATTAGGAAAAATTCTGTCTAAAGCAAATAAGATACCCTCCCCTAGGCAACGCTAGTTAGCATGCTGCATAGCACAAAAGCTaaatatagacattttggaatatTTTCCTCCCATTTAAGATTCCTCATCTGCTATGTTAGTTAACGTTACATAAACTCTGTAATATACGAAGTCAAACATGTGCCTCCACAGTGATGTGTTAATGAATTGTGATAATTAAAAATGCCTAGCTCGACAGAAATCTAACTTCCATGGATAAAGTAGAAACGATCGACAGTCTTCAAATGCAATCTGTTTGCAATTACCAAAATGAAATAATATATTAGAtttttatggtttttaaatgACATTTTGAGCTTCCTaggaagttttttgtttttttttacccttTCCCCAAGTTACTAAAAGCCTGAGGTCTATTAGTAACTGCAACCCCCCACTTTCAAGCTAATTAAAGTGGTGGAAGCTTGGAGGTTTAATTCCCCAGAGCTGATGCTCAGTGTGAGAAAGGTAATTTGTCTGTCCAGAACAAAGATTAGGGAGCAGCCAGCAAGCATATTTAATAAATGAGCATCAAGTGTCCTCTACTATGGACAGAGACAATACCAATTATGTAAGTACAAGGGAATTGTTGAGCGATATGTAAACTAGAAGATTCTCTGCAACAGACAGAATAGCAAAACGTAACCTAACTCATGCTTTATTTAAAAGTATAGGAGCTAGAGCCAAGCAAATGCTCTGATCATCGCCAATGAAAGGAAAACTTATACCTTGTGAAAAGGGTTTTAAGGGTAGGGAGTAGGAAAGAAACTCGATGAGCTTTTAGACAACATTCCTCAGCTACAAAGTGACAAAATCTGCACAGGACATCATAAACTTCCATCAAGCAcccagcttttttggggggggggtattttactGTCCATAGTTGGGGGTGGTAGTACAATATTTTGTTTATGATAGTAAGGATATGGTTTAAGAAGTGGTTCATGCTGGAGGCTACaggcttcccatccctgctggATGGAGTTGATGTCTTCTGAAATAAAGAAGGACTCTGGAACCAGCTTATTAGGGCAACATCAACTCCTGGCCATCATGCAGAAATGATACTAACCCGGGCCAGAGCAAACAAATCACAATGCAATCAATGTAATTCCAGAGTTTGCTTGGCCGCCTTCAGGTTGTCCATCACCAATAAAATGCCAATGAGCAAAGCAGAGTATGGGCTACTATTTCATTAGGTGGAATATATAGGGTGCTACAGCAGGACTGCATTTGGGCTCCCCTTAACGTTTACTAAAGCAACAAGGCTGTGCTGGGTACTGTAAACAGCAGAGATCAGAAGCACTCATTGTCCAACGAGTTACAATTCAAATGATAGGGAAGCCAAAGGAAGAGGCTAAAAATGGAGTGTGGAAGAGGGGTTGGAGCAAGTAACACAGGACAAGCACACACAACAGCTTCATTTGTGAAGGGCTTTCTGTGGTGCTAGCAGAACAAGCTTACTGGACTGAGAATTCTAACTTTTCCCTCCGAGTAATGCATAGATTAGTAACCCAAAAATATGCAGTGCTAAAAAAGCGCACAATCCGCTTTCTTCCCGGACTCTAGAATCCTATTAAACTTCAGCCATGAAAATTGGGCTTAACTTATAGTACACCACCCTCACACAACCCCACTTGTGGCACTGATAAGCCACTCACTAGGCCATATTAGTGTCACCCGCTGAGAACATCACTTTGTCGTCCATCCCTCCCTGCATCTTTCTCAGCACCTCTTTGCCTCCCTCTTTAACATACTGTAGCTATGCAGTTAATAGCCACAGAATCCAGGCACTGTTCTTATTGAAGTCTTCCTGCACAAAGAGTTACATGTAGGatgaatacagctttgcagcCCCTGAATCCCTGTTTCTATTCCACACTTATCTTTCCTCTGTAACTGCCAACATTAGTATTACTTTTGCTGAAGCACAGCAAGAACAAAGGCACCATAAAGCATATTAAACTTTTACTGCATGCACAAAGCAAACGGATACACAAAAAAGCTGAACTAGATGCAAGAAGTATTCCCTATATTTTAAACAGTTATTCAGAAACAGGGACTTGAGGATAGCACCTGGCCTATAGGGGATTCCAAAACAATATTTAAAGAAGGCAGTCCTCCTAAACTCACTCACACAGgaataagccctactgaactcagtaggacttttATTGGGAGTATAGAACGCATGAGAGTCCTTAACTACATCTAACATACAACACACTTGGTCACTATTAAATTTAGGGCAGCTTTCTAGAATACACGTACTTATAGCAATGCACCCCTATTAAGGGGCAAGTTCATGTTCTTCTGAACATATTAAGCCTCTAAAGATTCCCTGATGCTGCAGACTTCATAAGTTGCCCAAAGGTTGCTTCGttcgtttcttttttctttctttctttttataaaaaagactTTATCTTCAAAATTCCTACTAACAGATAAATGTTATTTTTGCTATCCTTGGAACAGACATTAATGAAGTCCCTATTGTAAATCCATAAAGAATTACCAAGTGAAGTGTGCACTTTGTTTCAATGCAATAACTCAGTGCTGTGTGATTGCCTGGGTTAATGATGAAAAAGTCAAATATACTATCAGAGCTGATGGAAAAATCCATCACCAATCTGAAATTAAAATTCATCTGTGGTCAATAAGATTTAATATCCATGCAAGTGGCGCTGTAAAGAGTAAATGAATCAATGTCATCAATACATAATCAGTATGAAATATGATGTGAATAAAATTATGTGCAAGACTTGTGCATTCAGTGTTTTCTGGACCAGTGTGGAATGAACAGTCCCTTAACTGAAGGTTGACAGTAATTATTATAAATTAGGCATAGCAGTTATCAAAATGCACTCACTTGCATAGCTATGGGACTTATTAGGGAGATTAAAATAGATCTAAAAACTGTCCAGTTACAGCAGAGGTACAGGACAACTGTTGATTAAAACTGTTCCCTACTTTGCTAGTGAGTAAGCCATATTACACTTTAACACCAAAAACTAGAGACATAACGGACATGAACAAATGGTGCTAACAGAAAGTAAAGCATTTTTCTTGAAAATCAAGCCAACTCTAACTGAACCAAGTAATGTAACTATTTTTCTAATGCTACTGCAATGATTCTACAAACCACTACTGTGCCATTAGCTTATCTGACTCTAGAATGCTACAGTTAAGTACATGCACTTGTTAAGACAGATCCAGATTGTATCCCACAAGTCTTCTTGACGGCCAGAATTGTTTTGgcaaatgcaaacacacacacacacacacacacacacacacacacagaggcttgaccCAAATTAAACTGGAGTCACTTCACAATTCAAGCACCTCAATGTTTGGAACTTTACCCCCTTCACTACATTCCATCGTGTAAAGCCATTTGAAAGATATTCAGTAGTAGGCTGAAAAATGTATTAATCTTGTTTTAACTCTAATAAGGTCCATTAGCAATTGTTCAATATTCACCTTCTGGTCTGGCAGTAGTGGATTGCTCTGAAGTGAATTCAAATGACCATTGATGAGGGCTGTAGGTCTATCATGTTCGCAGAATAAACTGCCATTGATGTAGTGAAACCTGTCTCCAGGGACCAGGCGATTCCGGCAGGTAGAGCACGTAAAACACTGAAATGGGTGAACAAAAGGCAAAGTTAAAACTGGAGGGAGGGCATTAAAAACGccaaaaaaatattataatctGAATTACAGCAAAGTTAAGGGATATATGGGACTTTGGCCAAATACAGGAAGCTGCACCTGTTGGAACCCAATAGTGTGTTCAGACCTGCAGCACAACTAATCACTAGGACAACATACGCAACTTCAAAAGCCTTTCCATTTATGACTAAGCCCGTTTTACGAATTTAGAGGAGACGCTGCGCTGCTTTTATTCCAATATAGATCTGTGCACAGGTGCTGCAATATTTGGGGGTAGAGGGCGGGGACAGTGTCAGAAAGACAATTTTTTCCTACCTTAAGATGATAGACATTCCCTTGTGCTCTCATAACCAGCTCACTAGCAGGAATTGACTGCCCACAAGCACTGCAAGCGCCGCTATTTCCAAATAACCTGAAAACAAAAAGGTGATGCTTATTATTTTCTCCCCCCACCTGAGTCACTTGTGAATCAAGAAGCCAGTTCTGAAAGAGCCATTTCAACTTGTCAAAATCCACCCCTGAAGCTTGTTTACATACTTTGGGGCGTGATAATTTAAGAGACTGCAACACAAGCCAAATTGCCACAGGAGCACCCTAGACCTCTCAAGACTTGGAAGCACAGGATCTAATAAAATATTAACTTGCATTCAGCAACACAAACCAATTCTGTACAACACTTTTTATCAGATTACTGGGTTTGTCATAAAAAAAGGGACAGAATTCATGACTGGAGTTTAAATGCATTGTGTCCTTGAAATTATATGAAGAACTTTTTTGTACTTTAATCATATCTTGAGAGATGAGTCATCAAAAGGGTTAAGAGGATTTGATTGTATATCTAAGACGACATCATGCTCAGTGTATTGAAACTCCAGTAAACCTCCAGCAGGGCAGAGTTTCCATTAGAAACTCTCGGCTATCCAGGTTGATATATAATGTGTATGGGTTAACCTTTTCAATCATGGTGTCAACACTTTAGATTTGCCTCTGCTCATCTCTTTCATCctaaccttctctctctctcttgataaTGAAATGCTTGCTCCAACTTCCCTCTATCTGCTCCTGAGTCCACAATTTAGATTACTTCATCTCTGCTAGCAACAAACTGAATGAAATTTCGATTTGAGCAGAAAGTAATTTACCGGGATCTGGACCCATTTGTCATCATATCTCTCTGGGTGTTTGCTGTATCACTGCAGTTTTCCTATGCAATCAAATGAGACCACAACATctgccatgggggtgggggggggggggagagaagagggaacgcagaggaaggagggggggggaaggactgaAGGAAAATATACACAATTCTTCTAATGCATTTAAAGGCACAACATACTGATTTGAGCTACAATACTTTAATGAATATTGATCTCCCACTTTTACAGAATATGTATGctagaattttaaaaatggcttttttcTCTCTTGTTTGCTTTTCTGCAGTTTCTCACTGCACCCACAGCTATTACAATGATGGACCATCTCATAGCGAAGGAAGAATGTGAACTAGCTGGCAGGCTCCCCCTCCCATGGCTTAAGATTtgggtgctttgggggggggggagagtgcaaTAGCAACTATAAAATAAATGTACTGGTGTCATAATATTAATTATTTCCATTGCCTTTTTTGCCCAATAGTAAAGTCATACATTCGTGCTTGTGTATCAGTCTGGAGGACGCGTTACTACTGAAAATGCTGTGATCTGAATGTTTGCTGCGTGCCTCCGTATCAAGGAGGGGGGACGAAAATAATTGCTTTGAGTTTTCCAGAATCAGTGCTTGCAGAGGGAGGCTTGTCATGTTCAAACTACTAATTTGCTGTCGCCACTTTATTGAAAATAGCCTGTAAGTTGGTATTAAATGTATCGACTGAACGACAGGGAGAGTAGTAAAACTGCCCCTTAAGATGGCTTTTAATAGGAAGCCTGAGAAACAAATTTTGCAGCAGCATCGATTTGAAGAGTTCAATCAAAACTCCATTTCA
It encodes the following:
- the LMO4 gene encoding LIM domain transcription factor LMO4, which encodes MVNPGSSSQPPPVTSGSLSWKRCAGCGGKIADRFLLYAMDSYWHSRCLKCSCCQAQLGEIGTSCYTKSGMILCRNDYIRLFGNSGACSACGQSIPASELVMRAQGNVYHLKCFTCSTCRNRLVPGDRFHYINGSLFCEHDRPTALINGHLNSLQSNPLLPDQKVC